The following proteins are co-located in the Acinetobacter shaoyimingii genome:
- the folP gene encoding dihydropteroate synthase has protein sequence MQFMPLPQKILKCGDLSLDLSKPHIMGILNVTPDSFSDGGQHDQVADAVKFALQMIEDGASIIDIGGESTRPGASPVSVEEELRRVIPVVKALAHSGVVMSIDTSQPEVIRSAVKAGAHIWNDVRGLTRPHALQTAVELDIPVMIMHMRGEPTTMNQLAEYDDVTTEVMVELQQRVDDALAAGVKPNNIMIDPGFGFAKNADHNLKLLNEFYKLNMLGYPILSALSRKRFIGEALGGVEAQQRVVGSVTAHLMSIQQGACMVRAHDVKAMSDAIKVWQATLAA, from the coding sequence ATGCAATTCATGCCTTTACCGCAAAAAATACTCAAGTGTGGTGATTTAAGTTTGGATTTATCTAAACCGCATATTATGGGGATTCTGAATGTCACACCAGATTCTTTTAGTGATGGAGGACAGCATGATCAGGTTGCTGATGCGGTCAAATTTGCTTTGCAAATGATAGAAGATGGTGCTTCGATTATCGATATTGGCGGTGAGTCTACACGCCCAGGCGCTTCTCCTGTTTCTGTTGAAGAAGAGCTGCGACGTGTGATTCCTGTGGTTAAGGCATTGGCTCACTCTGGTGTGGTGATGTCGATTGATACCTCTCAACCTGAGGTCATTCGCTCTGCTGTAAAGGCTGGTGCACATATTTGGAATGATGTGCGTGGTTTAACGCGCCCACATGCGCTACAGACTGCTGTGGAGTTAGACATCCCTGTAATGATCATGCATATGCGTGGCGAGCCGACCACCATGAATCAATTGGCTGAATATGATGATGTCACGACGGAGGTCATGGTTGAGTTGCAACAGCGCGTTGATGATGCGCTTGCGGCAGGAGTGAAGCCAAACAATATTATGATCGATCCAGGGTTTGGATTTGCAAAAAATGCTGATCATAATCTTAAGCTTTTAAATGAGTTTTATAAGTTGAATATGTTGGGCTATCCAATTCTGTCTGCACTTTCACGTAAGCGATTTATTGGCGAAGCCTTAGGTGGTGTTGAGGCACAACAACGCGTTGTCGGCTCTGTTACAGCGCATCTGATGAGTATTCAGCAGGGTGCATGCATGGTGCGTGCGCATGATGTGAAAGCGATGTCTGATGCAATTAAAGTGTGGCAAGCGACCTTAGCAGCATAA
- the folD gene encoding bifunctional methylenetetrahydrofolate dehydrogenase/methenyltetrahydrofolate cyclohydrolase FolD, whose protein sequence is MALVLDGRALAKQIEADLLTRVEALKAKSGRTPILATILVGDDGASATYVRMKGNACRRVGMDSLKVELPKETTTEQLLAEIEKLNANPDVHGILLQHPVPAQIDERACFDAISLAKDVDGVTCLGYGRMAMGEVAYGSATPAGIMTILKENNIEIAGKHAVVVGRSAILGKPMAAMLLEANATVTICHSRTQDLASFVKQADIIVGAVGKAELIQKDWIKSGAVVVDAGFHPRDGGGVGDIQLQGIEDIASAYTPVPGGVGPMTITTLIRQTVEAAEKALG, encoded by the coding sequence GTGGCATTAGTTTTAGATGGTCGTGCATTGGCAAAGCAAATTGAAGCTGACTTGTTAACTCGCGTAGAAGCGCTAAAAGCAAAGTCAGGTCGTACTCCAATTTTGGCGACTATTTTGGTAGGTGACGATGGTGCATCTGCGACTTATGTGCGTATGAAAGGGAATGCTTGCCGTCGTGTCGGTATGGATTCATTGAAAGTTGAGCTTCCGAAAGAGACGACAACTGAACAATTATTGGCTGAAATTGAAAAACTTAATGCGAATCCAGATGTTCACGGTATTCTTTTACAGCATCCAGTTCCTGCTCAAATTGATGAGCGTGCATGTTTCGATGCGATTTCATTGGCTAAAGATGTCGATGGCGTGACTTGTTTGGGTTATGGTCGTATGGCGATGGGTGAGGTAGCATATGGTTCTGCAACTCCAGCAGGGATTATGACCATTCTGAAAGAAAACAATATTGAAATTGCGGGTAAGCATGCTGTTGTTGTTGGTCGATCTGCAATTTTAGGTAAACCTATGGCAGCAATGCTGTTAGAGGCGAACGCAACTGTGACGATTTGCCATTCACGTACACAAGATTTGGCGAGCTTTGTAAAACAAGCGGACATTATTGTGGGCGCAGTAGGTAAAGCTGAATTGATTCAAAAAGATTGGATTAAATCTGGCGCTGTTGTGGTTGATGCTGGCTTCCACCCACGTGATGGCGGTGGTGTAGGTGACATCCAATTACAAGGTATTGAAGATATTGCATCTGCTTATACACCAGTGCCAGGTGGTGTAGGTCCAATGACCATTACCACGTTAATTCGTCAAACTGTAGAAGCTGCCGAGAAAGCTTTGGGTTAA
- a CDS encoding vWA domain-containing protein — protein sequence MPSIRQPSLTCSALFISLCVAGMVGCSSDPVKQQVEVTDVSHVPVLSPAPAAIISPSPVEASSVKKRVGTSRTTKLSPAKSPQPRIQAYGGYTPFSGVSGSIRNETTRLSQNTEKYQNSTVNPVKRVADEPVSTFSIDVDTGSYSNTRRMLNAGRLPPVDAVRIEEFINYFDYHYPQVNSAHPFTVNTETVDSPWQPNAKLIRIGIKANDIAYNQLPTANLVFLVDVSGSMDSQDKLPLVKQTLRVLTEQLRPKDKVTIITYASGEQIVLPATSGAEKQKILNVINQLQARGATSGEKAIQLAYQSAQSTFVKDGINRILIATDGDFNVGITDFNTLKGMVAEKRKSGISFTALGFGTGNYNEQLMEQLADAGDGNYSYIDSEKEAKKVVQRQLSSTLATVAQDVKIQMEFNPATVKEYRLVGYENRMLKQEDFNNDQVDAGDIGAGHTVTAIYEIIPVGQQGWLNDSRYQKESTSTKQNKSEYGFLNLRYKKPNQSKSILLNQPISTQSIKLNQASRDTQFAVAVASFAQQLKGGQYNGILGWDQILKLAKANKGKDEFELRKEFIELVGIGKSLSASKQ from the coding sequence ATGCCATCCATCCGTCAACCGTCTTTGACGTGTTCAGCTTTATTTATTTCATTATGTGTCGCAGGAATGGTTGGATGCAGTTCTGATCCAGTCAAACAACAAGTTGAGGTTACAGATGTTTCACATGTACCAGTTCTTTCTCCAGCGCCTGCAGCTATTATTTCTCCATCACCTGTAGAAGCCTCTTCAGTAAAAAAAAGGGTGGGGACATCTCGTACAACTAAACTTTCTCCTGCTAAGTCACCACAGCCTCGCATTCAGGCTTATGGTGGATATACGCCTTTTTCAGGTGTGTCAGGTTCTATTCGAAATGAAACAACAAGATTAAGTCAGAATACTGAAAAATATCAAAATTCAACTGTCAATCCAGTGAAACGTGTTGCAGATGAGCCTGTATCCACATTTAGCATTGATGTGGATACAGGAAGCTATAGTAATACTCGCAGAATGTTAAATGCAGGCAGACTGCCGCCTGTGGATGCAGTAAGAATTGAAGAATTTATTAATTATTTTGATTACCACTATCCGCAAGTGAATAGTGCGCATCCGTTTACTGTCAACACAGAGACGGTGGATTCACCTTGGCAACCGAATGCGAAACTGATCAGAATTGGAATAAAGGCAAATGATATTGCTTATAATCAACTGCCAACAGCCAATTTGGTTTTTCTTGTAGATGTGTCTGGCAGTATGGATAGTCAAGATAAATTGCCTTTGGTCAAGCAAACATTAAGGGTGCTTACTGAGCAACTCAGACCAAAAGATAAAGTCACGATTATTACCTATGCCAGCGGTGAGCAGATTGTATTGCCAGCAACATCAGGGGCTGAAAAGCAAAAGATCCTCAACGTCATTAACCAATTGCAAGCACGCGGTGCAACATCGGGCGAAAAAGCCATTCAGTTGGCTTATCAGTCTGCGCAAAGCACTTTTGTCAAAGATGGCATCAACCGCATTTTAATTGCTACGGACGGTGATTTTAATGTGGGTATTACTGACTTTAATACGTTAAAGGGAATGGTTGCTGAAAAACGTAAGAGCGGGATTTCTTTTACTGCGTTGGGTTTTGGTACGGGTAATTATAATGAGCAATTAATGGAACAATTGGCAGATGCTGGGGATGGAAATTATAGTTATATCGACTCTGAAAAAGAAGCCAAAAAAGTGGTACAACGTCAGTTAAGTTCGACATTGGCGACTGTTGCCCAAGATGTCAAAATTCAAATGGAATTTAACCCCGCTACAGTGAAAGAATATCGTTTGGTCGGTTATGAAAATAGGATGTTGAAACAAGAGGATTTCAATAATGATCAAGTTGATGCGGGTGATATTGGCGCTGGACATACAGTTACTGCAATTTATGAAATCATTCCAGTAGGCCAACAAGGTTGGTTAAATGATTCTAGATATCAAAAGGAGTCAACATCAACAAAACAAAACAAATCGGAATATGGTTTTTTAAATTTAAGATATAAAAAGCCAAACCAATCAAAAAGTATATTATTAAATCAACCTATTTCAACGCAATCGATCAAGTTAAATCAGGCAAGTCGTGATACTCAATTTGCGGTAGCAGTGGCGAGTTTTGCTCAACAGCTTAAAGGTGGGCAATACAATGGAATACTGGGATGGGATCAAATTCTGAAATTAGCAAAAGCAAATAAAGGAAAGGATGAGTTTGAATTACGCAAAGAGTTCATTGAGTTGGTTGGTATAGGTAAAAGTTTAAGCGCATCGAAACAATAA
- a CDS encoding DUF5713 family protein, protein MSNDLLLPMFDDEYYPDILVAEVKQQIEQFAKNVSKAKSDTEIYRFAAETVSEINEMKPHFEDLDSSLDDTAADYIAEAMMMVVQDEGYLEIEMEELVSNREW, encoded by the coding sequence ATGTCTAATGATCTACTTCTACCCATGTTTGATGATGAATATTATCCAGATATTCTGGTTGCTGAAGTGAAGCAACAGATTGAGCAATTTGCTAAGAATGTATCTAAAGCCAAATCTGACACTGAAATTTACCGCTTTGCTGCTGAAACTGTGTCAGAGATCAATGAGATGAAACCTCATTTTGAAGATCTGGATTCTTCATTAGATGATACGGCTGCTGATTACATTGCTGAAGCAATGATGATGGTGGTTCAAGATGAAGGATATCTTGAGATTGAAATGGAAGAATTGGTTTCAAATAGAGAGTGGTAA